Proteins encoded by one window of Arachis hypogaea cultivar Tifrunner chromosome 1, arahy.Tifrunner.gnm2.J5K5, whole genome shotgun sequence:
- the LOC112746608 gene encoding uncharacterized protein — protein MKPKQAMEYVVQDYNIQLSGKMISRALKASREEVIGDKGAQNGKIRDYLMELHRKNPGSTTRLNVIPQPESLPLFDRLYISSDACKKGLIEGCRPLIGLDGCFLKGYYDGQLLSAVGQDGNNHFFVIAYAVVPNECKDTWKWFLTQLQHDLGDSTERGWNFISDQQKDIFPRAFHRNCVLHIWKNFIEQFKDQQTKQLVWDCARCTTEIEFKAAMEKLKQISVLAWEYLDRFDPATWSKAFFSPGPMVDNITNNMCEVWNAKIVAYRGKPILTMCEDLRCYLMRKMAAHKKKLEKHVGALAPVQQKRLDDFIKPKSHNWIAIWDGDSKRVLFEVHCMPCKHAVVAMSKMGLRPEDFVHKWLTMEVVRATYSHCIKPVNSEEYWVQSNAPNTLPPPIKRAAHRPKMKRRSDPVKKEMNPNKYRKTFQVTCLKCGQLGHYYKTCTNAPQRRREGQRKGLCNL, from the exons ATGAAGCCAAAGCAGGCTATGGAATACGTGGTCCAAGACTACAACATCCAACTGAGTGGAAAAATGATAAGCAGGGCACTTAAGGCATCTAGGGAGGAGGTAATTGGCGACAAAGGAGCACAGAATGGTAAGATTAGGGATTACCTGATGGAACTGCATAGGAAAAACCCGGGTTCAACTACAAGATTAAATGTGATACCTCAGCCAGAGTCTCTCCCTTTGTTTGATAGACTATATATAAGCTCTGATGCTTGTAAGAAGGGCTTAATAGAAGGATGCAGGCCTTTGATTGGATTAGACGGTTGTTTTCTTAAGGGCTATTACGACGGCCAGCTACTATCTGCAGTGGGTCAAGATGGCAATAACCATTTCTTTGTTATTGCATATGCAGTTGTGCCAAATGAGTGTAAGGACACTTGGAAATGGTTCTTAACACAACTTCAACATGACTTAGGTGATAGCACGGAAAGGGGCTGGAACTTCATTTCAGACCAACAAAAG GACATATTTCCAAGGGCTTTTCATAGGAACTGCGTACTACATATTTGGAAGAATTTCATTGAGCAATTTAAGGACCAACAGACCAAGCAACTTGTATGGGATTGTGCACGTTGCACCACAGAAATTGAGTTCAAGGCAGCTATGGAAAAGCTGAAACAGATCAGTGTTCTAGCTTGGGAATATCTTGATAGGTTTGATCCAGCTACTTGGTCGAAGGCATTTTTCAGTCCCGGACCCATGGTTGACAATATCACCAATAATATGTGCGAAGTTTGGAATGCTAAGATAGTGGCATACAGGGGTAAGCCAATACTGACAATGTGCGAGGACTTAAGATGTTATCTAATGCGAAAGATGGCAGCACACAAAAAGAAGCTAGAGAAACATGTTGGCGCTTTAGCTCCAGTGCAGCAAAAAAGATTGGACGACTTCATTAAGCCAAAAAGCCATAACTGGATAGCTATCTGGGATGGAGATAGTAAAAGAGTTCTTTTTGAAGTGCACT GTATGCCTTGTAAACATGCAGTGGTAGCCATGTCTAAGATGGGCCTTAGGCCTGAAGATTTTGTGCATAAGTGGCTTACAATGGAAGTAGTAAGAGCTACATACTCACATTGCATCAAACCGGTTAATAGTGAAGAGTACTGGGTACAATCGAATGCTCCTAATACTCTTCCTCCGCCAATCAAAAGAGCTGCTCATAGGCCAAAGATGAAGAGAAGATCAGACCCGGTTAAGAAAGAGATGAATCCAAACAAATATAGAAAAACCTTTCAAGTCACTTGCTTAAAGTGTGGTCAGCTAGGACATTACTACAAGACTTGTACCAATGCACCCCAAAGAAGGAGAGAAGGGCAAAGAAAGGGCCTTTGCAATTTGTAG